From the Babylonia areolata isolate BAREFJ2019XMU chromosome 15, ASM4173473v1, whole genome shotgun sequence genome, one window contains:
- the LOC143290454 gene encoding toll-like receptor 4, which yields MLAGCNSEVSCLQHNSPALTMMKNIVTSVLTLLTLVALTLARDVSVAMATSNCTFIRSGSTVVSADCSHRGWTQVPRTLPPTLLSLDLSGNQLVTLPERPFRRYHLLESLDLSENQIIRLENATFSGLGRLRWLSLRMNGLRMKPGVFPDDAFWGLTQLRYLDLHLNQPQEWNPDLAYPDAALSSLPAMRTLKMDGLATNVDLGPGFSKLHCLEVLDINDVTGNCVMTVLSEKFFFHINTSRPLTVNLTDCKLRTIHNNTFSFLPTLHTLDLNSVRSLSFLPFMQASRSLQWTQIKVLDISGIHGGANIKIRAEYFRYLGYTWLERLIVSSENAYDIDLRAMFNLPTSLKYLSFYDNKLINATFLFGLYLLPHMDTIQVSRQNHFTSEVLSDYRQNHNKNNVDLDSQIHLDNKKRRRYDYRVQNNKNLTLVSNRSKTAQIYSPHTDVELNSSTKRSQKPRALDANKLTRNEMSAPIMQRHAKGAVLHAKHKFLKQEKPYQFMFENRKGTPLFFRKNSFLTINSPVDKKYEIKQTARRLKTTSPGHLPDSPSDPDLCFNPRFTKMQESRMRAFLGKLKSFLVRHNIHISQTTQSLMLPVRNRTSPEDLLRATHNNSQKTRSTDWADVQDDYWPLPPTIRHVYASELKLGYTLPRLRFFDNQVQTLDVSKNNLPCFIGPFFGLHQLRTLDLSNNFAVYLSQDFFEDMPRLTHLYLQGNFLGDSFNNDSSGQIFSGLKSLKVLDLNDNSIKHLSARAFQAQKHLTRLSLARNALSKFKPSIAHMAALTFLDLSENSVPFLQREVLNDLDTIFGVSNLTIDLHKNPLSCGCEALEFWGWVTQGAGVHFQGVGEYTCTLANGTEIGYETVKLELDTLRLQCQGTEFLAVAVGLLVALLFLLSLLGVLHYKRWHLRYFYYVGLRRLRHPYDHHHALQNVADDVKDVFISFDDDSGDFRVKQFVHEVLQPELDRQGLTYYTSEAQFAARPIKDIITEAILGARKTLAIFSADFFPSYERELEFNMAVYHEEKIHRQVIVPAVMGPIDWSVFPPEVRVYLEEHTCALHRQNEDEVFARILVGRIRADVRL from the exons ATGCTTGCTGGCTGCAACAGCGAG GTATCCTGCCTGCAACATAACAGCCCAGCTCTCACCATGATGAAGAACATAGTTACTTCTGTGCTGACCCTGTTGACATTGGTGGCCTTGACCCTTGCACGAGACGTGAGCGTAGCCATGGCAACCAGTAACTGCACGTTCATCAGGTCAGGCAGCACGGTGGTGTCTGCCGACTGCTCCCATCGGGGATGGACTCAGGTTCCCAGGACTCTGCCACCCACCCTGCTCTCCCTGGATCTGTCTGGCAACCAGTTGGTTACCTTGCCAGAGCGTCCATTCCGTAGGTACCACCTGCTTGAGTCCCTGGATCTGAGTGAGAATCAGATCATCCGTCTGGAAAACGCGACCTTCTCTGGCCTGGGCCGTCTGAGGTGGCTCTCTCTTAGGATGAACGGGCTGCGGATGAAGCCTGGAGTTTTCCCCGACGATGCATTTTGGGGTCTGACACAGCTACGGTACCTTGACCTGCACCTGAACCAGCCTCAAGAATGGAACCCGGACCTGGCTTACCCGGACGCCGCTTTGTCATCTCTGCCCGCGATGAGGACGTTGAAGATGGACGGGCTGGCCACAAACGTTGACCTGGGTCCAGGGTTTTCCAAGCTTCATTGCCTGGAGGTTTTGGACATTAATGACGTCACCGGCAACTGTGTGATGACAGTTCTTTCAGAGAAGTTTTTCTTTCACATCAACACTTCGCGGCCTCTGACAGTGAACCTGACAGACTGTAAGCTGAGGACGATCCACAACAACACGTTCTCCTTCCTCCCCACGCTGCACACGTTGGACCTGAACAGTGTCAGATCGCTCAGTTTCCTGCCTTTCATGCAGGCGTCTCGCAGTCTGCAGTGGACCCAAATCAAAGTGCTCGATATCTCTGGGATTCACGGGGGAGCCAACATCAAGATCAGAGCAGAGTATTTCAGGTATCTTGGCTACACGTGGCTTGAGCGGCTTATTGTGAGCAGTGAGAATGCCTATGATATAGACCTACGTGCCATGTTCAACCTCCCCACGAGCTTGAAATATTTGTCATTTTACGATAATAAGTTGATAAACGCTACTTTTCTGTTCGGCCTGTACCTTCTTCCTCACATGGACACTATTCAAGTCAGTCGACAGAATCATTTTACATCTGAGGTTTTGAGTGACTATCGTCAGAATCACAACAAAAATAACGTAGACCTTGATTCACAGATACACTTAGATAATAAAAAGAGACGCAGATACGATTACAGAGTCCAGAACAATAAGAACTTGACTCTCGTGTCCAACCGTTCAAAAACGGCGCAGATATATTCCCCGCATACTGATGTTGAATTGAACAGTTCCACAAAGAGGTCTCAGAAGCCACGTGCACTTGATGCCAATAAACTAACAAGAAATGAAATGTCCGCACCTATAATGCAGAGACATGCTAAAGGTGCAGTCTTACACGCAAAACACAAGTTCCTTAAGCAAGAGAAGCCATATCAATTTATGTTTGAAAACAGAAAGGGAACTCCTTTGTTCTTCCGGAAAAACAGCTTCCTAACCATCAACAGCCCCGTGGATAAAAAGTATGAAATAAAGCAAACAGCTCGAAGACTGAAGACAACTTCACCTGGACATTTACCGGACTCTCCCTCTGATCCTGATTTATGCTTCAATCCTCGGTTCACTAAGATGCAGGAATCTCGCATGCGTGCATTTTTGGGCAAGTTAAAGTCTTTCCTTGTAAGACACAATATCCACATCAGTCAAACGACTCAGTCACTTATGTTGCCTGTTAGAAACAGGACTTCACCTGAGGACCTGCTCAgggccacacacaacaacagtcaGAAGACCAGGTCAACAGACTGGGCTGATGTACAAGACGATTACTGGCCACTGCCCCCGACCATTCGCCACGTGTACGCTAGCGAACTGAAACTGGGTTACACCCTTCCCCGGTTACGGTTCTTCGACAACCAGGTGCAAACCTTAGACGTCTCCAAAAACAACCTGCCCTGTTTTATCGGTCCATTCTTCGGTCTACATCAGCTCCGCACTCTTGATCTCTCCAACAATTTCGCTGTCTATTTGAGCCAAGACTTTTTCGAAGACATGCCCAGACTGACTCATCTGTACCTGCAAGGGAACTTTCTCGGAGATTCCTTCAATAATGACTCGTCTGGACAGATATTTAGCGGGCTGAAAAGTCTGAAGGTGCTGGATTTAAACGACAATTCCATCAAGCATTTATCTGCCAGAGCGTTTCAGGCTCAGAAACACCTGACCCGATTATCTCTGGCCAGAAATGCTTTGAGCAAGTTCAAACCCAGCATCGCTCACATGGCAGCTCTGACCTTCCTCGATCTGTCTGAAAACAGTGTCCCCTTTCTGCAGAGAGAGGTGCTGAACGATTTAGACACCATTTTTGGCGTGTCCAATCTGACGATCGATCTGCACAAGAATCCGCTGTCGTGTGGCTGTGAAGCGTTGGAGTTTTGGGGCTGGGTGACTCAAGGAGCTGGCGTGCATTTCCAGGGCGTCGGAGAGTACACCTGCACCCTAGCCAACGGAACTGAGATTGGTTACGAGACAGTGAAACTGGAACTGGATACGTTGAGGCTGCAGTGTCAGGGGACCGAGTTCCTGGCCGTGGCTGTGGGCTTGCTCGTCGCTCTGCTGTTCTTGCTGTCTCTGctag gtgtactgCACTACAAACGATGGCACCTGCGCTACTTTTACTACGTGGGGCTCCGGCGCTTACGTCATCCTTACGATCACCATCACGCCCTCCAGAACGTAGCTGATGACGTCAAAGATGTCTTCATCTCCTTCGATGACGATTCTGGGGACTTCAGAGTGAAACAGTTTGTCCACGAAGTCTTGCAGCCCGAACTGGATCGTCAAGGGTTGACCTATTATACAAGCGAAGCACAATTTGCTG CTCGTCCAATCAAAGACATCATCACAGAAGCCATTTTGGGAGCCAGAAAAACCCTGGCCATTTTCTCGGCAGACTTCTTCCCCTCCTACGAACGGGAATTGGAATTCAACATGGCCGTTTACCACGAGGAGAAAATCCACCGCCAAGTTATCGTACCTGCTGTGATGGGCCCCATTGATTGGTCAGTGTTCCCACCGGAAGTGCGGGTGTACCTGGAAGAACACACATGCGCTCTGCACAGGCAAAACGAGGACGAGGTGTTTGCTCGTATTTTGGTGGGGAGAATTCGAGCGGATGTGAGATTGTAG